The following are encoded together in the Desulfococcus multivorans genome:
- a CDS encoding TetR/AcrR family transcriptional regulator translates to MIAAKRVFSTKGFNKATMEDIAKEAELSPGTLYLYFKNKDELFSSLSIRILQYLNIRLGHVADNRKRLTVDQKIEALREAMHDVYKFDPLMLINMFHLQSSETLKNLSSDLIADIKKLSRNSLTIIARLFDEEIHNGAVIDKPAMVLADIIWSMFSGIVLWEESKKMIEGDKDFLEKTLDTAFDIFRRGIKTKLLKKTL, encoded by the coding sequence ATGATTGCGGCAAAACGTGTCTTTTCCACGAAAGGTTTCAACAAGGCGACCATGGAGGACATTGCCAAGGAAGCGGAGTTGAGCCCCGGGACCCTGTATCTTTACTTCAAAAACAAGGACGAGCTCTTTTCTTCGCTCTCGATCCGTATTCTCCAGTATCTCAACATCCGGTTGGGGCACGTGGCCGACAACCGGAAACGGTTGACGGTCGACCAGAAGATTGAAGCCCTCAGAGAAGCCATGCACGATGTCTACAAATTCGACCCCCTGATGCTGATCAATATGTTCCACCTCCAGTCTAGTGAAACCCTGAAAAATTTATCCTCCGACCTCATCGCCGACATCAAGAAACTATCCAGGAACTCGCTGACCATCATCGCCAGACTGTTCGACGAGGAGATCCACAACGGCGCCGTCATCGACAAGCCTGCGATGGTCCTCGCGGACATCATCTGGTCGATGTTTTCCGGCATCGTCCTCTGGGAAGAAAGCAAAAAGATGATCGAAGGCGACAAGGATTTTCTGGAAAAGACCCTGGATACGGCATTCGACATATTCCGTCGGGGGATAAAAACAAAGCTGTTGAAGAAAACCTTATGA
- a CDS encoding OFA family MFS transporter — protein sequence MAEQLTKEPAQAWITTFAGTAINLCLGILYAWSIWKTALVNTDRAGQIMSGVNEGWIYLNNAQAATPFSLCVIIFALLMIPGGRIQDRISPKFGAVLGGLCLATGCIVAGLMKSYAGLIIGFGILGGIGMGIGYAAPTPAALKWFGPHRRGLISGLVVGGYGGAALYIGALGQWLIDNYGITGSFVGLGVFFAVVVIIAGQLLKTPPPGYVPPAGPKTRALRVGEVAKSTSHDWEASEMFKTWQFYALVIMFILTTQSGLLIIANANGLMLKAAKEMPFFMANAWILVSFGGLVNASGRVGTGWYSDKIGRVNAYTINCGVSALCMFMLPFVIASNNVFLLFLVVGVGYWQYGGGLSLMPSFTADFYGPKNLGFNYGLVFIGWGLGFFMARIGGTIEDLTGSLAYAFYISGALLVLAVILARVTKRPQWSKFRGTATSEA from the coding sequence ATGGCTGAACAACTTACCAAAGAACCCGCACAAGCGTGGATCACGACCTTCGCTGGAACGGCGATCAACCTCTGTCTCGGCATCCTCTATGCGTGGAGTATCTGGAAGACCGCCCTGGTCAACACCGACCGGGCCGGCCAAATCATGAGCGGTGTCAACGAAGGGTGGATTTATCTGAACAACGCCCAGGCCGCAACGCCCTTTTCCCTCTGCGTCATCATCTTCGCACTTCTGATGATCCCCGGCGGCAGAATCCAGGATAGAATCAGCCCCAAATTCGGTGCGGTCCTGGGCGGGCTCTGCCTGGCCACTGGATGCATCGTCGCCGGCCTCATGAAAAGCTACGCCGGTTTGATCATCGGGTTCGGCATCCTGGGCGGCATCGGCATGGGCATCGGCTACGCCGCTCCGACACCGGCGGCCCTGAAATGGTTCGGCCCTCACAGGCGCGGGCTGATCTCGGGCCTGGTGGTCGGCGGATACGGCGGTGCGGCGCTCTACATCGGCGCCCTGGGCCAGTGGCTCATCGATAATTACGGTATCACCGGAAGCTTCGTCGGGCTGGGAGTCTTTTTCGCGGTGGTCGTCATCATCGCCGGCCAGCTGCTGAAAACCCCGCCTCCCGGATATGTTCCGCCGGCCGGCCCCAAAACCAGAGCGCTGAGGGTGGGCGAAGTCGCCAAATCGACGTCTCACGATTGGGAAGCCTCCGAAATGTTCAAGACGTGGCAATTTTACGCCCTGGTCATTATGTTCATCCTCACCACCCAATCCGGTCTGCTGATCATCGCCAACGCCAACGGCCTGATGCTGAAGGCCGCAAAGGAGATGCCCTTCTTCATGGCCAATGCCTGGATCCTGGTCTCTTTCGGGGGGTTGGTCAACGCCTCCGGACGTGTGGGCACGGGATGGTATTCCGACAAGATCGGCCGCGTCAACGCCTACACGATCAACTGCGGCGTCTCGGCCCTCTGCATGTTCATGCTTCCTTTCGTCATCGCATCCAACAACGTCTTCCTCCTCTTTCTCGTGGTGGGCGTCGGTTACTGGCAGTACGGCGGCGGTCTCTCCCTGATGCCGTCCTTCACGGCCGATTTCTACGGCCCCAAAAACCTGGGTTTCAACTACGGCCTGGTCTTTATCGGATGGGGTCTCGGCTTCTTCATGGCCCGAATCGGCGGCACCATTGAAGACCTCACCGGCAGCCTGGCATACGCCTTCTATATCTCCGGAGCGCTGCTGGTCCTGGCGGTGATTCTGGCTCGGGTCACCAAACGGCCGCAATGGTCGAAATTCCGCGGAACGGCGACCTCGGAGGCATAG
- the acs gene encoding acetate--CoA ligase — protein sequence MAEKPEMTEVSEAQIASHWKEEDYYPPTLKFVAQANMTDETIYDRFSLENVPDCFKEYADLLDWYKYWDEILDTSDAPCYKWFKGGLINASYNCVDRHLAKNRNKTAIHFVPELEEERVDHVTYQELWVRVNEFAALLQDFCGLKAGDRVTLHMPMSAELPITMLALCRLGVIHSQVFGGFSGKSCADRIVDSGSEVLITMDAYYRGGKLLDHKIKADEAVEEATKQGQKVKKVLVWQRYNGKYSAETPMVEGRDFFVNDVLKKYYGKRVEPVKMPAEAPLFLMYTSGTTGKPKGCQHGTGGYLAYVTATSKYVQDIHPEDVYWCMADIGWITGHSYIVYGPLALAASTVIYEGIPNYPDAGRCWRIAQDLGVNIFHTAPTAIRALRKIGPDEPAKYNYDFKHMTTVGEPIEPEVWKWYYHVVGKGKAAIVDTWWQTETGGFLCSTLPGIKAMKPGSAGPGMPGIHPIILDDEGKEVPSGEGKAGNICIQNPWPGMFQTIWGDRDRFVRQYFERYCKNPNSKDWRDWPYLTGDAAIMADDGYVRILGRIDDVINVSGHRLGTKELESAALVVEEIAEAAVVPVKHEIKGVEPDMYVSLKPGYEASDEIAKKVQKALINEIGPIAKARKVWIVPDMPKTRSGKIMRRILAAISNGTDVGDTMTLANPEVVEAIKKMA from the coding sequence ATGGCCGAAAAACCTGAAATGACTGAAGTCTCTGAAGCCCAAATCGCATCCCATTGGAAAGAGGAAGACTACTACCCGCCGACATTAAAGTTCGTGGCCCAGGCGAACATGACGGATGAGACCATATACGATCGGTTCTCCCTGGAAAACGTGCCCGACTGCTTCAAGGAGTACGCGGACCTTCTCGACTGGTACAAGTACTGGGACGAGATCCTCGACACCAGCGACGCCCCCTGCTACAAATGGTTCAAGGGCGGGCTCATCAACGCGAGCTATAACTGCGTCGACCGCCACCTGGCCAAGAATCGCAACAAGACCGCCATCCATTTCGTTCCGGAACTCGAGGAGGAGAGGGTAGATCATGTGACCTACCAGGAGCTCTGGGTTCGGGTCAACGAATTTGCCGCCCTGCTTCAGGATTTCTGCGGTCTGAAGGCCGGGGATCGGGTCACGCTTCACATGCCCATGTCCGCGGAACTCCCCATCACGATGCTGGCCCTTTGCCGGCTGGGCGTCATCCACTCCCAGGTCTTCGGCGGATTCTCAGGCAAATCCTGCGCCGACAGAATCGTCGACTCCGGAAGCGAAGTCCTGATCACCATGGACGCCTACTACCGGGGCGGCAAGCTTCTCGACCACAAAATCAAGGCCGACGAAGCCGTCGAGGAGGCGACCAAGCAAGGCCAGAAGGTCAAAAAGGTTCTCGTGTGGCAACGCTACAACGGCAAATACTCCGCCGAAACGCCCATGGTCGAAGGCCGTGATTTCTTTGTCAACGACGTTTTGAAGAAATACTACGGGAAGCGGGTCGAGCCCGTCAAGATGCCGGCGGAGGCGCCCCTCTTCCTGATGTACACCAGCGGCACCACCGGCAAGCCCAAGGGCTGCCAGCACGGCACCGGCGGCTACCTGGCCTATGTCACCGCCACATCCAAGTATGTCCAGGATATCCATCCGGAAGACGTCTACTGGTGCATGGCCGACATCGGCTGGATCACGGGTCATTCCTACATCGTCTACGGGCCGTTGGCGCTGGCAGCCTCGACGGTCATTTACGAAGGCATTCCCAATTACCCCGACGCCGGACGGTGCTGGCGGATCGCCCAGGACCTGGGGGTCAATATCTTTCACACCGCCCCCACGGCCATTCGTGCGCTCCGGAAGATCGGTCCGGACGAACCGGCGAAGTACAATTACGATTTCAAGCACATGACCACCGTGGGTGAGCCCATCGAGCCCGAGGTGTGGAAGTGGTACTACCACGTCGTCGGCAAAGGCAAGGCCGCCATCGTCGACACGTGGTGGCAGACGGAAACCGGCGGCTTCCTCTGCAGCACGCTGCCCGGCATCAAAGCCATGAAACCCGGCAGCGCCGGACCTGGAATGCCCGGCATCCATCCCATCATCCTGGACGACGAGGGCAAGGAAGTCCCCAGCGGCGAGGGCAAGGCCGGGAACATCTGCATCCAGAATCCCTGGCCGGGCATGTTCCAGACCATCTGGGGCGACCGCGATCGTTTCGTCCGTCAGTATTTTGAACGGTACTGCAAGAATCCCAACAGCAAAGACTGGCGGGATTGGCCGTACCTGACCGGTGACGCCGCCATCATGGCCGACGACGGATACGTCCGGATCCTGGGCCGCATCGACGATGTTATCAACGTTTCCGGCCACCGTCTGGGCACCAAGGAACTCGAATCCGCCGCTCTGGTGGTGGAAGAGATCGCCGAGGCCGCCGTCGTCCCGGTCAAACACGAGATCAAGGGCGTGGAACCGGATATGTACGTGTCCCTGAAGCCGGGTTATGAAGCCAGTGACGAGATTGCCAAGAAGGTCCAGAAGGCCTTGATCAATGAGATCGGCCCCATTGCCAAGGCGAGGAAGGTCTGGATCGTTCCCGACATGCCCAAGACCCGGTCCGGCAAGATCATGCGACGCATTCTCGCGGCCATCTCCAACGGCACCGATGTTGGGGATACCATGACCCTCGCAAATCCGGAGGTGGTGGAGGCCATCAAGAAAATGGCATGA
- a CDS encoding site-2 protease family protein: MDTPLPVPYVIGAAHLALDDVTAFVISALLAVMIHAEGQAFVATALGDVQPDRSRRFHFNAFLHLDILGTLSFLLAGFGWPRKVDIDTTPFANPALAAILVRFGGPVANFLMAGIAGSIVWVLSHWGSQDRVFTMVAIVNVTTAVYHLIPIPPLAGASLISTFLDPRKNAHQLYTRMGPYILIGIFLFERFSHWKPVSTLLNPWVVRAFKFIISD, from the coding sequence GTGGATACACCCTTACCTGTTCCCTATGTTATCGGCGCCGCCCATCTGGCCCTCGACGATGTCACGGCATTCGTCATCTCCGCACTACTCGCCGTTATGATCCATGCCGAAGGGCAGGCCTTCGTAGCGACGGCCCTGGGGGATGTTCAACCCGACCGCAGCCGTCGCTTCCACTTCAATGCTTTTCTCCATCTCGATATTTTAGGGACGCTCTCCTTTCTGCTCGCCGGGTTCGGATGGCCCAGAAAGGTCGATATCGACACGACACCCTTCGCCAACCCGGCTCTTGCCGCCATCCTCGTCCGATTCGGCGGACCCGTCGCCAATTTCCTCATGGCCGGCATCGCGGGAAGCATCGTCTGGGTGCTGAGCCACTGGGGTTCTCAGGACCGGGTTTTTACCATGGTCGCCATCGTCAACGTCACCACCGCCGTCTACCACTTGATTCCAATCCCGCCCCTCGCCGGAGCGAGTCTGATCAGCACCTTTCTGGACCCCCGAAAAAATGCACACCAACTCTATACCCGCATGGGTCCGTACATACTGATCGGCATCTTCCTTTTCGAACGGTTTTCGCACTGGAAACCCGTCAGCACCCTGTTGAACCCATGGGTTGTCCGCGCATTCAAATTCATCATCAGTGATTGA
- a CDS encoding AAA family ATPase, whose translation MAVITISRQYGAGGKTLGQLIAKKLNYTLVNEEIVEKIAEKANVSRDWVEDFEKEAGGALQKFMSGLISTSYVERILGKEKGFLDEDKYVESLHEIITQIAKEDNIVFIGRGGQYILQDHPKAFHILLIAEKVDRINFMKKHYGLSYGEATQVVETMGKRRANLYKRFGKKDFDKPELYHVVLNMSKLSMEEASDFVYRMVADLVCHLAE comes from the coding sequence ATGGCAGTGATTACCATCTCCAGGCAGTATGGCGCGGGCGGAAAGACATTGGGGCAATTGATTGCCAAAAAGCTGAACTATACGCTTGTCAATGAGGAAATCGTTGAGAAAATAGCGGAAAAAGCGAATGTCTCCAGAGACTGGGTGGAGGATTTCGAAAAGGAGGCCGGAGGAGCGCTCCAGAAATTCATGTCGGGACTCATCTCCACGTCTTACGTAGAGCGGATTCTCGGAAAAGAGAAAGGGTTTCTGGATGAAGATAAGTATGTGGAATCCCTCCATGAGATCATCACCCAGATCGCCAAGGAAGACAACATCGTTTTCATCGGCAGGGGAGGGCAGTACATCCTCCAGGACCATCCAAAGGCCTTTCACATTCTTTTGATCGCCGAAAAGGTGGACCGCATCAACTTCATGAAAAAGCACTACGGTCTCTCCTATGGAGAAGCCACCCAGGTGGTTGAAACCATGGGAAAACGGCGTGCCAACCTCTATAAACGATTCGGCAAGAAGGACTTCGATAAACCGGAACTCTATCATGTGGTGCTCAACATGAGCAAATTGAGTATGGAGGAGGCATCGGACTTCGTCTACCGAATGGTGGCGGACCTGGTCTGCCACCTGGCGGAATAA
- a CDS encoding SPL family radical SAM protein, with amino-acid sequence MPITQIYIDQEVADHPLVAAIRSRRPVPAVVVSGAREVFEAVSADDDPVQKGKEVLFLTRNRGPFIRKCPGTRHYRCCDYMILHVGTFCTMDCAYCILQSYFHPPVLQYFVNHDDMHRELDRHFEQKTFRRIGTGEFTDSMIWEYWTDLSRVLVPRFARQTHSVLELKTKTTAVDALKHLDHRRKTIAAWSVNTETVIRQNERGTAALTARLRAAADCASWGYPVAFHFDPMVVYDGCEDAYEKVVEQIFQHVSPENIVWISIGSFRFMPALKPTIQQRFPDSTLVYGEFVPGIDEKMRYFKPLRIRLYRRIYDALRRIAPEVTVYFCMEDDEVWQKSFGFTPAEKGGLPWMLDESAIQHCNLTT; translated from the coding sequence TTGCCCATAACCCAGATCTACATCGACCAGGAGGTGGCCGATCACCCATTGGTCGCCGCCATCCGGTCGAGACGCCCTGTTCCCGCCGTGGTCGTGTCGGGGGCCCGGGAGGTTTTCGAGGCGGTTTCCGCTGATGACGACCCGGTTCAAAAGGGAAAGGAGGTGCTGTTCCTCACCCGGAACCGCGGACCCTTCATCCGAAAATGTCCCGGAACACGCCATTACCGCTGTTGCGACTACATGATCCTCCATGTGGGAACCTTCTGCACCATGGACTGCGCCTATTGCATTCTGCAGTCCTATTTTCACCCCCCGGTGCTGCAATACTTCGTCAACCACGACGATATGCACCGTGAGTTGGACCGGCATTTCGAACAAAAAACGTTTCGTCGCATCGGAACGGGCGAGTTCACCGACAGCATGATCTGGGAATACTGGACCGATCTCTCACGGGTCCTGGTGCCCAGATTTGCCCGGCAGACCCATTCGGTGCTGGAGCTGAAAACCAAGACCACCGCCGTCGACGCCCTGAAACACCTGGACCATCGTCGCAAAACCATCGCGGCATGGTCCGTCAACACCGAGACGGTGATCCGGCAGAACGAACGCGGAACCGCCGCGCTCACGGCAAGGCTCCGGGCCGCGGCGGACTGCGCGTCCTGGGGATATCCCGTGGCCTTCCATTTCGACCCCATGGTCGTTTATGACGGTTGCGAGGATGCGTATGAAAAGGTCGTGGAGCAGATTTTCCAGCATGTCTCTCCGGAAAACATCGTCTGGATCAGCATCGGCTCCTTCCGTTTCATGCCTGCTTTGAAGCCGACCATTCAGCAGCGGTTTCCGGATTCAACCCTTGTTTACGGCGAGTTCGTCCCAGGCATCGATGAGAAGATGCGCTATTTCAAGCCGCTCAGAATCCGCCTTTACCGCCGCATCTACGACGCACTCAGGCGGATCGCCCCCGAGGTGACGGTCTATTTCTGCATGGAGGACGACGAGGTGTGGCAAAAATCCTTCGGATTCACCCCGGCCGAAAAGGGGGGGCTTCCCTGGATGCTCGACGAAAGCGCCATTCAACACTGCAATCTCACGACGTGA
- a CDS encoding EI24 domain-containing protein has translation MAISSILTALGYYPKAHRAILRHRLWPYMILPGLMSFSFFIALISIGALYFGDIAAHIHQNYLPEFMKWGFLPAVTHLLLWCLLFLSGYILYQPVVLILFSPVLGYLSEITEKKILDGPDVPFQIRQVLKDVLRGLHLSLRNLIRMVLLVLSAWLMILIPIVGAVISAAVIFLIQAYFNGCALVDYTLERKNYAVRDRVRFTRGHRALVTGIGMGFMLLLVIPILGWFIAPAYGTVAATLCAVAAVNKNAGKPPSREADSPARR, from the coding sequence ATGGCCATTTCATCCATCCTGACGGCGCTCGGGTACTACCCAAAAGCACATCGGGCCATTCTGCGCCACCGTCTCTGGCCCTACATGATCCTGCCGGGCCTGATGAGTTTCAGTTTTTTTATCGCGCTCATCAGCATCGGCGCCCTGTACTTCGGTGACATCGCCGCCCACATTCACCAGAATTACCTTCCCGAATTCATGAAATGGGGCTTTTTGCCGGCCGTCACCCACCTGCTGCTGTGGTGCCTCCTGTTTCTCAGCGGGTATATCCTCTACCAGCCCGTGGTGCTGATCCTCTTTTCGCCGGTATTGGGGTATCTTTCTGAAATCACGGAGAAGAAGATTCTGGACGGCCCCGACGTACCGTTTCAGATCCGGCAGGTGTTGAAAGACGTTCTGAGGGGACTTCATTTGAGCTTGAGGAACCTGATCCGAATGGTCCTGCTGGTTCTCTCGGCCTGGTTGATGATTCTGATCCCCATTGTGGGCGCGGTGATCTCCGCGGCGGTCATCTTCCTGATCCAGGCCTATTTCAATGGGTGCGCTCTGGTCGATTATACCCTGGAACGGAAAAATTACGCGGTACGGGATCGCGTTCGTTTCACCCGGGGGCACCGTGCCCTGGTCACGGGTATCGGAATGGGGTTCATGCTGCTTCTGGTCATCCCGATACTGGGATGGTTCATTGCGCCGGCTTACGGCACCGTGGCCGCGACCCTCTGCGCCGTTGCCGCCGTAAATAAAAACGCCGGAAAACCCCCTTCTCGTGAAGCGGATTCCCCGGCGCGTCGCTGA
- the fusA gene encoding elongation factor G: MAEMVDKLRNIALVGHGGAGKTSLAEVMLFDAGVTNRIGRVEDGNTAMDFEPEELKRSSSISTGLHQLTWKKHTVTLLDTPGDQNFFTDTKLCMEAADGAVFVVDAVDGVRVQTEQGWAFAGDFNMPSAIFINRLDRDRSDFQRTLQDIQENFDTPKPILLQLPIGNVADFKGIVDLITMKAGVYDADGKMAMEDIPADMQEAAEAAREELIENVAEADDALIERYLEGEVLSDDDIKTALRKGTLSRTFVPVLCGSAIANVGINLLMDFIVNVMPSPEDRGSRVGKHPHKDQEVECIPSPDAPFSAFVFKTIADPYAGRLNLFRVVSGKLGSDGTFYNSNKDTKERFNQLLTVLGKEQKPAREAIPGSILAVAKLKETFTGDTLCDDGNKVLFKCAEPLPTLISFAVSAKNKGDEDKVFSSLTKIMEEDLGLKLDRNSQTKEILLSGRGQVHIEVVVEKLKRKFNVEVALNLPKVPYKETIKKKVRVQGRHKKQTGGHGQFGDCWIQMEPMPRGAGFEFVDAIVGGAIPKTYIPAVEKGVIEASEKGILAGFPCVDFRVTVDDGSYHTVDSSEMAFKIAGALAFKKAVEQAKPVLLEPIMNVTVVTPDEYMGDIMGDLNGRRGRVLGMDTEGKNQVIKAQVPLAEFLTYAPDLRSMTGGRGMYTMEFSHYDEVPAQLAEKVIEEANKEKE, from the coding sequence ATGGCTGAAATGGTTGATAAGTTGAGAAATATCGCCCTGGTTGGGCACGGCGGTGCCGGCAAAACATCCCTGGCCGAGGTGATGTTGTTTGACGCCGGTGTGACCAATCGAATCGGACGCGTGGAAGACGGCAACACCGCTATGGATTTTGAACCCGAGGAACTGAAACGGAGCTCAAGCATCTCAACCGGGCTGCATCAATTGACATGGAAAAAGCATACGGTCACGTTGCTCGACACGCCGGGAGATCAGAATTTCTTTACCGATACGAAGCTCTGCATGGAAGCCGCGGACGGCGCCGTTTTCGTTGTCGACGCCGTGGACGGCGTAAGGGTTCAGACCGAACAGGGGTGGGCGTTTGCCGGGGACTTCAACATGCCCTCCGCGATATTCATCAACCGGCTCGATCGCGACCGCTCCGATTTTCAGCGGACGCTCCAGGACATCCAGGAAAATTTCGACACCCCCAAACCGATCCTGCTGCAACTGCCCATCGGGAATGTGGCGGATTTCAAGGGCATCGTGGACCTGATCACCATGAAGGCCGGCGTTTACGACGCCGACGGGAAAATGGCGATGGAGGATATTCCGGCGGATATGCAGGAAGCTGCCGAGGCGGCCCGCGAGGAACTGATCGAGAACGTTGCCGAGGCGGACGACGCGCTCATCGAACGATATCTCGAAGGGGAAGTCCTGTCCGACGACGACATCAAGACGGCCCTTCGCAAAGGAACCCTCTCCCGGACGTTCGTGCCCGTCCTCTGCGGATCGGCCATCGCCAATGTCGGCATCAACCTGCTCATGGATTTCATCGTGAACGTCATGCCCTCCCCCGAGGACCGCGGCTCCAGGGTCGGCAAGCACCCCCACAAGGACCAGGAGGTCGAATGCATCCCCTCCCCCGATGCGCCGTTTTCCGCGTTCGTGTTCAAGACCATTGCGGATCCTTATGCCGGGCGTCTCAATCTGTTTCGGGTGGTCTCCGGAAAACTGGGCAGCGACGGAACCTTCTACAACAGCAACAAGGACACCAAGGAACGGTTCAACCAACTGCTGACGGTTCTGGGAAAAGAGCAGAAGCCGGCCAGGGAAGCTATTCCCGGTTCAATCCTGGCGGTGGCCAAACTGAAGGAAACCTTTACCGGCGACACCCTTTGCGACGATGGGAACAAGGTCCTCTTCAAATGCGCCGAACCCCTGCCCACCCTCATCTCTTTTGCCGTTTCAGCCAAAAACAAGGGCGATGAGGACAAGGTCTTCAGTTCCCTCACCAAGATCATGGAAGAGGACCTTGGTCTCAAACTGGATCGAAACTCCCAGACCAAGGAAATCCTTCTGTCCGGCAGAGGGCAGGTCCATATCGAGGTGGTGGTCGAAAAACTCAAGCGGAAGTTCAACGTGGAGGTGGCGCTCAATCTCCCCAAGGTGCCCTACAAGGAAACCATCAAGAAGAAGGTCCGGGTTCAGGGACGGCACAAGAAACAGACCGGCGGCCACGGCCAGTTCGGCGACTGCTGGATCCAGATGGAACCGATGCCCCGGGGCGCCGGCTTTGAATTCGTTGACGCCATTGTCGGCGGCGCCATTCCAAAGACCTATATCCCCGCCGTCGAGAAGGGGGTGATCGAAGCCTCCGAAAAGGGCATACTGGCGGGCTTTCCCTGCGTCGATTTCAGGGTTACCGTGGACGACGGCTCCTATCACACCGTCGATTCTTCTGAAATGGCCTTCAAGATCGCCGGCGCCCTTGCCTTCAAGAAAGCCGTAGAGCAGGCCAAGCCGGTGCTCCTCGAACCGATCATGAACGTTACGGTGGTCACTCCCGACGAATACATGGGGGACATCATGGGCGACCTCAACGGCCGACGCGGGCGGGTCCTGGGCATGGACACCGAGGGGAAGAACCAGGTCATCAAGGCCCAGGTGCCTTTGGCGGAATTTCTGACCTATGCTCCGGATTTAAGATCCATGACCGGCGGACGAGGCATGTACACCATGGAGTTCTCGCATTACGACGAAGTTCCGGCCCAGTTGGCGGAAAAGGTAATCGAAGAAGCCAACAAAGAGAAGGAATAA
- a CDS encoding TlyA family RNA methyltransferase has product MAADKKRLDLRVVELGMAQTRQRARALVMAGKILVNGVPVDKPGALVSTSDPIRMKGEDIPYVSRGGLKLAAGLAAFQVSVRGKACLDVGASTGGFTDCLLQHGAAHVYAVDVGYGQLAWKLREDPRVTVIERTNIRLMDPTALPSPVDLATIDTSFISLKIVVPAVLAFMKPGGGILALIKPQFEVGKGNVGKGGVVRDAGLHDQVIEALSVFFEEIGLHPGGVVPSPVLGPKGNREFIILLKLPES; this is encoded by the coding sequence GACCCGTCAGCGGGCCCGGGCCCTTGTCATGGCGGGAAAGATCCTGGTCAACGGCGTGCCGGTGGACAAACCAGGAGCGCTTGTCTCCACGTCCGATCCGATCCGCATGAAAGGGGAGGACATCCCTTATGTCAGCCGGGGAGGACTGAAACTGGCGGCCGGTCTGGCGGCCTTCCAGGTTTCGGTCCGGGGCAAGGCGTGCCTGGATGTCGGGGCTTCCACCGGCGGTTTTACCGACTGTCTTCTCCAGCACGGCGCGGCCCATGTTTATGCCGTGGATGTCGGGTATGGCCAACTGGCCTGGAAGTTGCGGGAAGATCCACGGGTGACGGTCATCGAGCGCACCAACATCCGCCTCATGGATCCGACGGCCCTCCCCTCCCCCGTCGATCTGGCGACCATCGACACTTCCTTCATTTCCCTCAAAATCGTCGTGCCGGCGGTCCTCGCGTTCATGAAACCGGGGGGGGGGATTCTGGCGTTGATCAAGCCGCAATTCGAAGTGGGAAAAGGAAACGTCGGAAAAGGCGGCGTCGTTCGGGATGCCGGGCTCCATGACCAGGTCATCGAGGCCCTTTCCGTCTTCTTCGAGGAGATCGGACTGCACCCCGGGGGGGTGGTCCCCTCCCCTGTACTTGGACCCAAAGGCAACCGGGAGTTCATCATTTTACTCAAGCTCCCTGAGTCCTGA